A stretch of the Lolium perenne isolate Kyuss_39 chromosome 3, Kyuss_2.0, whole genome shotgun sequence genome encodes the following:
- the LOC127344528 gene encoding tyrosine decarboxylase-like, whose product MAPPSRCFDTINGATDNGAVPVPVMVDAPQSPKVLDPDEFRRQGHEVIDFIADYYGRMGDYPVHPGVKPGFLRDVLPTDAPSRPEPDAFSSALQDVRDLILPGMTHWQSPRHFAHFPASTSTVGALGEALTAGINVIPFTWAASPAATELEMVVVDWLGKALHLPESLLFAGGGGGTLLGTSCEAMLSAVVAARDKKLEEIGGNRIGDLVVYCSDQTHFAFSKAARIAGIQRDHCREIQTRHENMFALSPKALQAAIQADVDAGLVPLFLCATIGTTQTTAVDPVGELCAVAAPHRVWVHVDAAYAGSALVCEEFRHLIDGVESVDSFSMNTHKWLLANIDCCAMWVKRPSALVAALGTEPEYILKDAAASTKEGDGVLDYKDWSITLTRRFRALKMWLVLRCYGVDGLRDHIRSDVRMAEAFETMVKADPRFEVVTDRKFALVCFRLRPPPQKFGGEKTANDLNRALLEEINAVRSGPYMSSAMVGGMYILRCAVGSKLTQDKHVKDAWEVVQDRASSLLLKMETIYSLRH is encoded by the coding sequence ATGGCCCCACCGTCGCGCTGCTTCGACACCATTAACGGTGCGACAGACAATGGCGCCGTCCCCGTGCCGGTGATGGTAGACGCGCCGCAGTCCCCCAAAGTGCTGGACCCTGACGAATTCCGGCGCCAAGGTCATGAGGTTATCGACTTCATCGCCGACTACTACGGCCGCATGGGCGACTATCCCGTGCACCCCGGCGTCAAGCCCGGCTTCCTGCGCGACGTGCTCCCTACGGACGCGCCGTCCCGTCCGGAGCCTGACGCTTTCAGCTCGGCGCTGCAGGACGTCCGCGACCTCATCCTCCCGGGCATGACGCACTGGCAGAGCCCTCGCCACTTCGCGCACTTCCCCGCATCGACCAGTACCGTCGGCGCCCTTGGAGAGGCGCTCACTGCCGGCATCAACGTCATCCCGTTTACTTGGGCCGCGTCGCCGGCCGCCACTGAGCTTGAGATGGTGGTCGTCGACTGGCTCGGCAAAGCGCTGCACTTGCCGGAGAGCCTGCTGTTCGCCGGAGGTGGCGGGGGCACGCTTCTCGGCACCTCCTGCGAGGCCATGCTCTCTGCCGTCGTCGCTGCAAGGGACAAGAAGCTCGAGGAGATTGGCGGCAACAGGATCGGCGACCTCGTCGTCTACTGCTCCGACCAGACCCACTTTGCCTTCAGTAAGGCTGCGCGGATCGCCGGGATCCAGCGTGACCACTGCCGCGAGATACAAACGCGCCATGAAAACATGTTCGCGCTCTCGCCTAAGGCGCTCCAAGCCGCCATTCAGGCTGACGTTGACGCCGGGCTGGTCCCACTGTTCCTGTGCGCGACAATCGGGACCACCCAGACGACGGCCGTTGACCCTGTCGGCGAGCTCTGCGCTGTCGCGGCACCTCACCGCGTCTGGGTGCACGTCGACGCAGCCTATGCCGGCTCCGCGCTGGTCTGCGAGGAGTTCCGCCACCTGATCGATGGCGTGGAGTCGGTGGACTCGTTCAGCATGAACACTCACAAGTGGCTTCTGGCCAACATCGACTGCTGCGCGATGTGGGTGAAGAGGCCGTCGGCGCTCGTCGCCGCCCTCGGCACGGAGCCGGAGTACATCCTcaaagacgccgccgcctccaccaaggAAGGGGATGGCGTGTTGGACTACAAGGACTGGAGCATCACCCTGACTCGCCGGTTCCGCGCCCTCAAGATGTGGCTCGTCCTCCGCTGCTACGGCGTCGACGGCCTGCGTGACCACATCCGCTCCGACGTGCGCATGGCCGAGGCGTTCGAGACCATGGTGAAGGCCGATCCCAGGTTCGAGGTGGTGACGGACCGGAAGTTTGCATTGGTTTGCTTCCGGCTCCGGCCGCCGCCGCAGAAGTTTGGAGGCGAGAAGACGGCCAACGACCTCAACCGCGCCCTCCTCGAGGAGATCAATGCCGTCCGCTCGGGTCCGTACATGAGCTCCGCAATGGTAGGTGGCATGTACATTCTTAGATGTGCCGTCGGGAGCAAGCTCACACAGGACAAGCACGTCAAGGATGCGTGGGAGGTAGTCCAGGATCGGGCTTCATCACTTCTTCTTAAAATGGAAACCATCTACAGCCTGCGTCATTAA